The genome window TCGCCACAAGAATGTGGTGCAGTTCATTGGTGCATGTACCAAACCTCCTAGTTTATGTATTGTTACAGGTAGTAAGATCTAGTGAAGCTTGCTTATGTCTGGCTATTTGTTTTTCAAGATTAAGGTTGCTTCTAAGAGCTTTTCTCATGGCttatgtattattttttattttcagagtttaTGTCAGGGGGAAGTGTCTATGACTTCCTTCACAAACAGAAGGGAGTCTTTAAGCTTCCAGCTTTACTACGAGTAGCAATTGATGTCTCAAAGGGAATGAACTACTTGCACCAAAATAACATTATCCACCGGGATCTGAAGGCTGCCAATCTTCTGATGGATGAGAACGAGGCAAGTCATAAAGACATATTACCCGTTAGTAGGTCTTTTGGATCACTTTGGTTGAAGCATTTTCATAACATATGCTCAGATGGATTAAGTCATCTCCTAGGTAATATTGTAGGAAGTAACTCAAGAATTCCAACTCAAAAAGCTTTATCCTATGATCAGTGATGTGGAACTAGGAGAGAAGAAACCAAAAGAATTTTGGAATAAGAGAAAACAAACTACATTTTTCTTCCTGTGGAATAACTTAGAGCTAGGAGCTCAAATACAATTCATATATGTGGATGGCTTAATTCATGGTTACCTCACAAGTTTCCTTCCCCTCTCCTTTTATAAGTGACTTTTAAATTAAATATCTCAACCACTGACTTATTAATTAATTACCTCAACCTCCAACAACCTAATTGATGGTCTCAATTTACTGACACTTGAGTTATAAAACATTATTAATTTATGGTGCTTGTGTACTTAGTGGCTTGGAACTTGAGGCCTTGAATGTTTgtgacttaagattttttttttagtgCTTATCATTAATCTTTCCATGTGCTATTTCATGCTGCCGTTAAACCTTTTGATGCCTGACATCAATCAGCTTGAATACAATGTTCAATCTCAACATTTTAGCATGACATGCAAAGTCTTTTGCAGATCAAGAACAATTTCAGTATCTGTTGAAGTGGTAGTATGtctttgtttatgatttaaaaaatGTAGATGTTATATTCTTGACGTATATAATTCTTTTCTTAACTGAATTGGAGGATGATGGCCGAGCTTTAGCTATCCAACTTGCTCTAGTTCAGCTTTGTTCGCGGTTATGGGTAAATGACTTGTTGAACTTGAAGCTTTAATACATAATTAATCATTTTGGGGTTCCTTGAATGACTGTCATCACTATAATTTAAGTGGGTATTTATTTGTATTACAGAAAGTTGCCTCACTTGATGTGTTTCTAATAAACATGGTTACAGTACACCAGcatgtgtgcatatatatatatatatgatttagtgATCCTGCTTCTGGAAACCTTATGTAGTCCCAACTCCTAATCAGTGATTTTAATAGacgctcgggcgaggtgaggtgAGGCCTGAGCATCTCGTGTGTGGACCAAGCGACGCGCTTCAATGAGGCGCCACTTGGGTACTCACTCGAACCCAAGCATTAGGccattcgggcgagcgcccggttcAAATAAGCGAATCAAACCAAACTTTCAATAACGCAGTTTCTTACCCTCAAAAGCCACCCTTCATGCTTGCGTGCCACCGAGCCAACCCTAGCACTGTTTTTGCCTCCGCCGCAGACGCAGCGAACCAAGCCTCCTCTGTCACGGACGAACGAGTCCGACGACCTAGCAAGAGCCCGTAGCTTCTTTCCGCTGTCGCTCCGTGTGTAGTTCCTTCCACTGTCGAGAGAGAGGACCGTAGGTTCCTCCGCCACCGACAGATGCCCTCTAGAGCTTTCACTGTTGCTACTGTCTGCAGCTTTCATCGTTGTCATTCACAACGCTGCCACAGctgtcttaaactaatcctccgtCGCTGCTATTGTCAGCTTCTCACTGTTGCCTTCTCACAGTTGTTGCTGTCACTTTTCGTTGGTTTCTATTGTTAGTGACCCTTTTATTCCCCTTTGTTACTGTTAATAGTTCTTTTCTACCCCCCTAAGAATAGTTAACAGtaagtaatatactattaacagtatacttttaatttaatatcatattattatttaaataattatattatatattttttatattttaatatttcagagcgtcTCGCTTCGCCCGAGCGAGTGCCTAGCACCTCAAGCGTTTTGAGACTTTGGCGTctaacactttttaaatcactgctcccAATTGCTAATTATGCAGTTGCATGGTCACCTAAGCATAACTACTAACAataaaccttttttatttttttattatacttcTAAGAAATATATCAATTAGCTTGTCATGGATGAAGTTCAAAAACCTAATACCATAAAATTGGCTATCATATGTCCAACTTCTTGTAAAATCATTACTTGGAGTTGGTTTTCAGTGGAGATGTTTGTCGTAGATTTATCTCAAATTGTGTCCTGATATGCTGCTTGTTTAGAGAGACGTTGATCAGGAGtcctatgattttatttaattctagTACAAATGTATATTCTGTAAAGGATCTGAAGGGCCAGCTTGACGGTAGGAATACCTAATCCATATTACTGTCCTTTTAGCTCATTGGACCTTGCAAGTCAAGATTTTGTAACTTTAAAATAGAATTTTTAAAATTGAGACCAAATAAAATGGAGCTTGATGGTTAAATGAGGAATTACCAGCTGTCTCCCCATTATCTATTCTGATGGTTGCATTGACATGATAAAATATGGATGAGTTAATAGTGCCTTCCGCAATTCATCAGGGCTTGCTGTCAATAATTAGAAACTTGATAGTCTTGAGCTTGTTGATTCATTGGAGGGAGTTACCTTTGTCTGATTTAGGGTAATATATCAATACTTATACTTGTGAGTTAGATATCTCCTTTGTTTTTGGTGGTCTATTGTATCTCCCATTGTCCGTCGGCAAGGATAAATTTCTTCATTTGGTTTAGTGTTCACTTCAACAGTAACTGTTTATATTACACACAAATGATTATTTTCTCTTTAACTGCTCTTACATATCTTTTGCTCGTATTTCAGCCCATGTAACTTTTAGTTAAGTCTAAAGGGCCGGACTTTGCTCTTGTACCAGTTTGTTCAGAACTAATATACTTATTTCTCTGGCAGGTTGTTAAGGTTGCAGATTTTGGTGTTGCGCGTGTTAAAGCAGAGTCTGGAGTCATGACTGCTGAAACAGGAACATATCGCTGGATGGCACCTGAGGTAATAATCTACAGTAATTTCATCTCTTAACGAAGTTTAGTCTTAACCCACATACATATGCCTTCTTTTTGGGTGATCCAAGGGTACCTCGTGACTttctgaagatattttatgatgttGACTGAACTTTGCACCTACTTGTCAATTTGTGTGCCAAATCACGTGGACATTATAGGATATTTGATCCTCTGCATGCATTGGTTACATACATAACTAAACTATAACCACACATGATTTGATTAATTGTTCTATATTTCTTTATGGCATAAAATGTTTAGTTATGCTTTGCCTGAAAAGGTGCTTTTGCAGGATGCATTTCATATACTTAACTACTGTGGCATCTTTTCAGGAGTCCAGTTGCATTTGGTTGAGAAGCCAAATAATCAGTTTTCCAGCATGTATATCGTTGTTCAATCATGCACATGTAATGAATAATGTGATAGAGTGATGTCTTATAGTACTTGCATACACAATATTATCCTTGGAACCTTGATAAGAATAATGGCTGTTTCTCACAATTTGAATAGGATAAATATCTCCTAGTCTTTGGGTTGATCCTGCTTCACCAAAAAGTTCTTAGGAAATTTTGTATTGACCTGTGATTATTTTAGGTGTACACTGGGAGCTGCATAGCTATGACTTTATCTTTTTCACTGCTAGAAGCTATCATTAACTTATTGGAAATTTGTACTCCATCGTGGGTTTGCTTTACATATTACATCATAAATTCTTTGTCCAAGAAAGTCTTTAAAATAGTGTCTATATATGCAACTTATTTTTAAACCAAACTGCATAATAAAATACTTtctgcgaaaaaaaaaaaaacatacttgGTCACTATGTCTGGAGCATTACACATGATTTATACATAAAATCTTCATTTGTGCTTATCTGGAAGCCTTTCTATGGTTGGATAAAGATTTAACCAAAACTTATGACAAAACCTTGTTGGagaacttgctcatctcaaataCTAATGTTTCTTTTGGCTCTAAGGTaatatgtatataaacatatgttTCACTTTAATGAAGAGGTACTCAAATTACTTAACATAATGCCAATGCATTTTGTGTTTCTGCATCTATATATGATTTGTTCAATGTCCCCAACATCATGCACGTCCTTTCAGTTTTAttttcatatagtgattcatcagTATCAATCTCAACAGCATGATTAAGtatcttgaaattgatttaactcaatcTTCTTGTATCGAATATCTTGTCTTTGTATAAGTCCTGGGGAAGTTGTTTCTCTTTTCAACTATGGTCCCATAAATTTCGAGTCCTGGTGCTTTGTTACACCAGCATATCAACATGTTCCTTATTAACCTAAATGTAGGTGATAGAACACAAGCCCTATGATCACAAAGCTGATGTTTTTAGCTTTGCAATTGTAATGTGGGAGCTGCTTACAGCTAAGGTAACCTCAGGATATTGCAATTACAAAATTTTATTTGTTCACGTTCTTCAACCTTTCTTACAAGTATATTGTCTCTATATTCTGTGGTTTTGTGCAGCTCCCATATGAATACTTAACACCACTCCAAGCTGCAGTAGGCGTGGTTCAAAAGGTAAGTTTGTTTGTGGTTTTTCTCATGTGGTCAGAATAATAGCTACTACATTACCCATAGACATTAGTTATCTATTCGTACAACACATACATGGAATACACGATTTCTCTGACATAATGGGTATATATTCTGATACGAGGAGAATTAAAAATAGGGTACAGTGTGACTATGCTTTTGTGATCTACTGTCTTTGAACAATGTGTAAGCGTATTTTATGACAAAACTTCCATGAATTTAAAAAGAAGCAAAATCTATCTTTGTGAAAAATAAGAAAGTATCATTAGAAGGTAAATGTTTTCACCTGAAAATTAAATGCAGAACACATTTTTCGCCTTTCACATATAACAGTCATTTATTTCATCACCATAAACCACTCTTGTTTTATGTATCGAAACAAGGATACCGAGTGTAGACTTTTGATGAAAATTGACTGCAATTTTACTTTTTGAATTCTTAAAGTAAAACTGTTTCTTTAAGAGTTGCATGGCTATATTGTATTATTGAGAACTCTACGTGACTGTTTCTTTTTTCCTCTTATTGCAACACAAACAGGTGACACATGTTGCTTTTCCTTCTAATCTCTATAGGGTTTGAGACCTACCATTCCAAAGAATACTCATCCGAAACTTGCTGAGCTGCTGGAGAAGTGTTGGCAGCAAGACCCAGCTGTCAGGCCTGATTTTTTGGAAATACTGGAGACACTACAGCTTATTGCCAAAGAGGTTTCACCATCAACGACTTGAAACTGTGCCCCCTAAATTGCTACCGGTGCCTTAATAAGTTTTTTGGTTGGTTGGCTGGTTTGAACAGGTCAGAGATGAATCCAATGATCGCCGCAAGGAAAAATCATCAGGTGGATTTCTCTCGGTTCTCAGACGTGGCCACTGAATCTTTTTTGTTCTCCATGAACCAAATGCAGTTTATGATCTCATCATGGGTGATTTCTGGTCTACCAATGGCAGAGGTAGTGCTGTAGAACTGTACAGTGTTAAATTTTGTGACCTGCTTCCTGGCTTTTATCGAGTTGTAATTCTTTTACCTTGCATCACCTTCGTGCcgttttttcctctttttagtgcgTCATCGACGTAGGATGTATTGAATAGGACTGATTGCAGCCAGTGTGAGAGTTGCTAATCGTTTGAGCTAACAACTGATGCTATGTGTGCTTAATTTAACTTGATTTAGCTTGGCCTTTAAATCTAACCCTTGGTTGATACATGTTTATTTATTATCAAGCCGGAAAACATGATCAAATCGGACCATATATTTGAATGCAGCTCGATGTAATTTTGAACAAGCAGGAGTCGATGTGTGGTTTGGCTGGCAATTGGAGCATTCTGAAAGGGATGGCAGTCGACAAGATCTTTAATTTGCTTAGTTTTTTACCATTTGGATcatcaaatcaaacatctcagaaAGCTCCTGATTCTTGAAACTTTGTATTCTGTGACAATTGTGTTTGGTAGGCTGCGTCAAAATTTGAAACTAACATGTTTGGTAGGCAGTCAGTCAACCATGATTGAATCCTGTGTGGCTGATTCTTCTTCCAGACGAGTAACTCTTAGGAAAGATTACCGAATAACTCTTAGTCCTTCACTCACATTAAACGGTCCAACATATAACGTCTACTGGCAGTCGCCTTAGAAAACTCCCAATTAACGGAGAAACTTTTAATCTTCAGTTCAATTAACGGAGAAACTCTcatctttatatttaaaaaagttatattgatatttttatagttacaaaaataaaatattgaagtTTATTTATCATAACATTATTGATTTTACCAacgaaaaaaagaagataattttaacattctagTCAGATGTAGATTTAAAGATTACATGAACGTAGATGTAGAGCGATCCTTACATCTTGTCATCATCGCTCTCCTCATTATTATGTCAACACAGATGTAGAGTGACTCTTACCTCTTGTCATAATCGTTCTCCTCATTATTACGTCaacgcagatgtagagcgacctttACCTCTTGTTTTGTAACAACCATCTACGACCCCTAAGCAAACTGTCATGTTGCGTGCCCTTAAATTTTCCAGCATGGGTAAATCCTGTGGTTGGTCCGATCGACCGACCAAAGGCAGTTACGACGATGATGGCAACCGTATATTGGAGCATCTGAGGTCGGTCGCCCTCCGATCGAAGGCGAGTACTCTTGGCAGGGGACATGCTTCTCCCACGTGGCCGGTTTGATCAGCTTATGGCGTCCTCAACAAGCTCGAGCTCATGTTGTCCTTCCTTTAACGACAAGCTTTCTTTCTCCTACTCGAACTGCATTCTACTGCCAATGTTGTCCTTCCTTTAACGACAAGCTTTCTTTCTCCTACTCGGACTGCATTCTACTGCCAGACTTGAAACTTGCAATCGACCAACTCCAAGGACAGGACAAAGTTATGTAGAATGTTGGATTTCGAATGCCTTGTAACACTCCAAGCACCTTTTCCGGATTTTATTCTCCTTACTTTCTCTCCTTTTACTGTGCAATTGcttttccttccttccttccttacgCCAGACGCCATCATTCATCATCTGCAGCTTTAATGCGCTCAGAAACACCGCATCTCAATCGGCTTGCTGACCCAACTAATTTCCAACGAAACAAGCAACCAAGAGATGCTGTAATGGAAGTCGGTCTTAAAGCAGACAAAAAGCCCAGAGACTTGCTCCCTTtacccttttcctttttcttttccctttaatCCCTTTTATCCTTGGTTATATGCTCCGTTACCCTCGCAACTCCTACCAGTAGCCACCGTTCTTCATGCAGAGGAAGGAGATACTTTGAACTGCTGCATCTGTGTTCCGCTCCGGCATTTGGATTCATGGCTGCGACGGTGCCGCCGGTGGCGCATGTGTACTTTGGGAAGCCCATGCTGCCGGATGTGTCGAGGGTGCTTGCTTGCCTCTACGAGAAGGATATCGCCTTCGAGCTGGTGGACATGTATGAAGGCCACCGCATGCCTGCAGACATCCTCAAACTCCAGGTACTTTGCACCTCCCATGTCTTACTTTCCATTCGATATCAGACGGGTGCATCTCTCCAAATGTTGATTCCCTTGAGCAGGCCACCATGAGAGCTCCTGTCCCAGCCTTCAAAGACACAGACACATTCTTACTAGGTACGTAATTTCTTCATCCTCCCAGCACAATTTTGTCCATTCCTCACAAGATAGTCTTAAGCCTGAGATGCATGAACAACAATAGTAAATGAGTAAGGCCATCCTCACAAGATAGTCTTTGACATGTTCCTTTTCCTGTTCCCTGGAAGTCAGAATCCAGAGCCATATGTCGCTATGTGTCAGAGAAGTATGCAGAGCATGGAAACAAGTACCTTCTCGGGAGGGATCTACTCGACAGGGGATCCATCGAGCAATGGCTGAAGACAGAGGAGCAGAGCTTCAACCCTCCGAGCTGGGCACTAGTCTTCCACTTAGCGTTCGCCCCCCTGACAAATGGCAATGAACTGGACCAATCACTGGTCACCGAGAGCGAGAAGATGCTGGGTAATGTCCTGGATGTGTATGAGCATAGGCTGAGAGAGAGCATGTACCTTGCTGGCGATGAATTCACTCTGGCAGACCTGTCTCACCTCCCAAACACTCATTACCTTGTCAACTCTAGGCAGTGGAACCACCTGTTTAATTCGAGGAAGAACATCCAGAGGTGGTGGGAGAAGATCTCGAACAGGCCTTCGTGGACAAAGGTCGTGGCAATGCTGAATGAGGTTGAAACTCCAAAGTCATCTGCTGCTGAAGAAGTTGCCACGGCTCGAGAGGCCAAAATTAGTCATCTTTCTCAAACTCCTGCAGCAGCCACAGCTTCTCAGACAAATCCTCAATCAACTCCAGTTGTTCCTCAATCGACTCCTGAGGTCAAGACTAGTCCTCAGACAGCAGCTACAGCTTCCCAGGCAAGTCCTCAATCAACTCCAGTTGTTCCTCAATCGACTCCTGAGGTCAAGACTAGTCCTCAGACAGCAGCAGCTACAGCTTCTCAGGCAAGTCCTCAATCAACTCCAGTTGTTCCTCAATCGACCCCTGAGGTCAAGACTAGTCCTCAGACAGCAGCCACAGCTTCTCAGACTTCTCCCCGGACTGCTGCGCCAGAACCAAGTAGCAAGCCATCACTTGAAcagaaatcatccaaatcatctgCTGACAAACCAGATTCAGCTATTGACCAACAGAGCTCACCAAAAGGTCCAACATCCAATCTAATCTCTCAATCAGAACCTGCTACACAGCCAACACCTCAATCACAACAAGGTGATTCATCAACTGCTAAACCAACATCTGTTACCACTCAGTCAAACCAAAAAACAGATACTCCTATTGATAACTCTGCCGCCACAGGGACTTCAGAGACCAAAGCAACCAGCCAGCCAGATTCAACTGCTTCATCTACTGCATCAGACAAACCTAATTCCCAGCCATCTGGTGATAAACCAGCATCCTAAAAGTACTCTAGtggtaatataaatgaaaaaacaGAGTCTACACCTCAATCTACTGTTTGCTAAGTGAATCCATATCACCCTGTAGCTCATCAGTCTCGAAGATCCAAGTGGACGAGCTCCTGGTCAGATGATTTCCAGCAAAATGCAGATCCAAGCACTAcaacgaaatcttgttcttgcACGCAGTCTCCTGCAGATCCTGCCAAGATAACGAAAGTAATCGCTTACTTGACTCCATCTTTTTGTCAAGACTTGCTTTTAGAGCTTCTCTTCCTGGAGTGATTTATTGTGGACAATCGAGAACTTCTATCTGTTCATCTGGTTTTCTTGTTGAACAATTGAAGATATTTGTTTAGTCACAAGAAGCTATAGCTTTACAACCACACCAAAAAAAATGATTCAACACGACCAAAACAGATATTATAATCCTGCTCAAAAGATGTTGAAACCCATAAAACTCAAGCCACTCTTGCAAATTAAGATCCAGAATATCAAACAATGAGAGTGTCAAGCACATGAAACAACCCTCAGATTCCTAACAatgctttaaagtttaaacattaaGACTACAATGTCAAGACTCCCAggcaaaataataattaaaggtGGTTCAATCATTCTAAATAAGAAAAAGCAAACGTTCAATTTTAGATTTCCTGGTGATGTTGA of Musa acuminata AAA Group cultivar baxijiao chromosome BXJ1-7, Cavendish_Baxijiao_AAA, whole genome shotgun sequence contains these proteins:
- the LOC103991105 gene encoding uncharacterized protein LOC103991105 isoform X2 codes for the protein MAATVPPVAHVYFGKPMLPDVSRVLACLYEKDIAFELVDMYEGHRMPADILKLQATMRAPVPAFKDTDTFLLESRAICRYVSEKYAEHGNKYLLGRDLLDRGSIEQWLKTEEQSFNPPSWALVFHLAFAPLTNGNELDQSLVTESEKMLGNVLDVYEHRLRESMYLAGDEFTLADLSHLPNTHYLVNSRQWNHLFNSRKNIQRWWEKISNRPSWTKVVAMLNEVETPKSSAAEEVATAREAKISHLSQTPAAATASQTNPQSTPVVPQSTPEVKTSPQTAATASQASPQSTPVVPQSTPEVKTSPQTAAATASQASPQSTPVVPQSTPEVKTSPQTAATASQTSPRTAAPEPSSKPSLEQKSSKSSADKPDSAIDQQSSPKGPTSNLISQSEPATQPTPQSQQGTSETKATSQPDSTASSTASDKPNSQPSGDKPAS
- the LOC135586617 gene encoding serine/threonine-protein kinase STY46-like isoform X4 encodes the protein MGDAQSTSTYIRQSVHPPPAFGSSPNLEALALEASRQQYHDGDSVANAPQFLRPMHEIAFSTHDKPKLLSLLTSLLAELGLNIQEAHAFSTNDGYSLDVFVVDGWLYEETERLRDSLQKELQKIGRQAWSKSHPWSPQLENAQTGEGALPDHVPIPTDGTDVWEIDFQLLKFGCKVASGSYGDLYRGTYCSQDVAIKILKPERVNVDMQREFAQEVFIMRKVRHKNVVQFIGACTKPPSLCIVTEFMSGGSVYDFLHKQKGVFKLPALLRVAIDVSKGMNYLHQNNIIHRDLKAANLLMDENEVVKVADFGVARVKAESGVMTAETGTYRWMAPEVIEHKPYDHKADVFSFAIVMWELLTAKLPYEYLTPLQAAVGVVQKGLRPTIPKNTHPKLAELLEKCWQQDPAVRPDFLEILETLQLIAKEVRDESNDRRKEKSSGGFLSVLRRGH
- the LOC103991105 gene encoding uncharacterized protein LOC103991105 isoform X1 — its product is MAATVPPVAHVYFGKPMLPDVSRVLACLYEKDIAFELVDMYEGHRMPADILKLQATMRAPVPAFKDTDTFLLESRAICRYVSEKYAEHGNKYLLGRDLLDRGSIEQWLKTEEQSFNPPSWALVFHLAFAPLTNGNELDQSLVTESEKMLGNVLDVYEHRLRESMYLAGDEFTLADLSHLPNTHYLVNSRQWNHLFNSRKNIQRWWEKISNRPSWTKVVAMLNEVETPKSSAAEEVATAREAKISHLSQTPAAATASQTNPQSTPVVPQSTPEVKTSPQTAATASQASPQSTPVVPQSTPEVKTSPQTAAATASQASPQSTPVVPQSTPEVKTSPQTAATASQTSPRTAAPEPSSKPSLEQKSSKSSADKPDSAIDQQSSPKGPTSNLISQSEPATQPTPQSQQGDSSTAKPTSVTTQSNQKTDTPIDNSAATGTSETKATSQPDSTASSTASDKPNSQPSGDKPAS